The proteins below come from a single Parcubacteria group bacterium genomic window:
- the dnaN gene encoding DNA polymerase III subunit beta, with the protein MKLICTQDNFKKAITNSERVVSKQTTLPILNNILLEANKSFLKITATNLEIGIEVRIGAKIEKEGKITIPAKLLSNFSNSLIEGENIEMEVVDNSLKIKDGSTKAIIKGFSAEDFPLIPQKNTEMVMEIAISQLKDIFSKILISVAHNEARQELTGVNVIFGEKELFFAATDGFRLSEYILKLNDNNLNKERYIEFVEKTKNIIIPTNTLLELNRIISNNLEDASVKIFIEEGQIFFEVGELKLVSRLINGKYPEYKHIMPQTYKTTIIGEKKTLQNALKIAGVFVSTKSNEVVLKIDASENKILIDTKSAEVGENSTEIDFKAQGDSQEIVFNLKYFLEGINVINSNKLSLSANSDSSPVAIRELDEKTGEALANFTYIIMPIKN; encoded by the coding sequence ATGAAATTAATCTGTACACAGGACAACTTCAAAAAAGCGATCACTAATTCAGAACGAGTAGTTTCTAAGCAAACCACACTACCAATTTTGAATAATATTCTCTTAGAAGCAAATAAGAGTTTTCTAAAAATAACTGCCACTAATTTGGAAATTGGGATTGAAGTGAGGATTGGAGCGAAAATAGAAAAGGAGGGAAAAATCACCATTCCAGCTAAACTTCTTAGTAATTTTTCTAATAGCTTAATTGAGGGTGAAAATATTGAGATGGAGGTTGTGGATAATAGTTTGAAAATTAAAGATGGTTCAACGAAAGCGATTATTAAGGGTTTTTCCGCAGAGGATTTTCCATTAATTCCGCAAAAAAACACGGAAATGGTGATGGAGATCGCAATTTCCCAATTGAAAGATATTTTTTCCAAGATTTTGATTTCCGTCGCGCATAATGAAGCGCGTCAGGAATTGACTGGGGTGAATGTTATTTTTGGGGAAAAAGAGTTGTTTTTTGCCGCCACAGATGGTTTTCGTTTGTCAGAATATATTTTAAAATTAAATGATAATAATTTAAATAAAGAGAGGTATATTGAATTTGTGGAAAAAACAAAAAATATTATTATCCCGACCAACACACTTTTAGAGTTGAATCGGATAATTTCCAATAACCTTGAAGATGCTTCAGTGAAGATATTTATTGAAGAGGGACAAATTTTCTTTGAAGTGGGGGAATTGAAATTGGTTTCGCGCCTAATTAATGGGAAATATCCTGAATATAAGCATATTATGCCGCAAACTTACAAAACCACTATTATTGGGGAGAAAAAAACCCTCCAAAATGCCCTGAAAATTGCCGGCGTTTTTGTGAGTACAAAATCCAATGAAGTGGTGCTTAAAATTGACGCGAGTGAAAATAAAATCCTGATTGACACTAAGAGTGCTGAGGTGGGAGAAAACTCAACAGAAATTGATTTTAAGGCACAGGGAGACTCTCAAGAGATTGTTTTTAATCTGAAATATTTTCTCGAAGGGATTAATGTGATTAATTCCAATAAACTATCTTTATCGGCGAATAGTGATTCATCTCCAGTGGCCATTCGCGAGTTGGATGAAAAAACCGGCGAGGCATTGGCTAATTTTACCTATATTATTATGCCGATAAAAAATTAA